A stretch of the Perca flavescens isolate YP-PL-M2 chromosome 10, PFLA_1.0, whole genome shotgun sequence genome encodes the following:
- the fgfbp1a gene encoding fibroblast growth factor-binding protein 1, whose product MALLTNVTILLVLVCISHQLVLSSCQRSQGRRGRGVDRGQRKDRPGLRVGRQSKSDSAQPIKGKMVTKDKFQCTWAATGEDLFILGVTCKKGGRSFSCEYVARPAVCPQYHSNVKLYWKQIARALKKHKSLCQDSSPLVRAGVCKRSARDAHFRLHNPQRKTDPPSDPQPAPRAIKSCKPGNKKLAEEHCNASWSTFCTFFFTMVQDYDC is encoded by the coding sequence ATGGCTCTCCTTACCAATGTCACCATCCTGCTGGTCCTGGTTTGTATTTCCCATCAGCTGGTGTTGAGCAGCTGCCAAAGGAGCCAAGGACGGAGGGGACGAGGAGTGGACAGAGGACAACGTAAGGACAGGCCAGGGCTGAGGGTGGGCCGCCAATCCAAATCTGACTCTGCACAACCCATTAAGGGCAAAATGGTTACCAAAGACAAGTTCCAGTGCACCTGGGCAGCAACAGGTGAGGACCTCTTCATCCTTGGTGTCACCTGCAAGAAGGGGGGCAGGAGCTTCAGCTGTGAATATGTCGCCAGACCGGCTGTCTGTCCCCAGTACCATTCCAATGTCAAACTTTACTGGAAGCAAATCGCCAGAGCTCTGAAGAAGCATAAGAGTTTGTGCCAGGACAGCAGTCCATTGGTCAGGGCAGGTGTGTGCAAAAGATCTGCCAGAGATGCTCATTTCAGACTCCATAATCCTCAGAGGAAGACTGACCCACCTTCCGATCCACAACCAGCACCCAGAGCTATCAAATCCTGTAAACCTGGTAACAAGAAGTTGGCTGAGGAGCACTGCAACGCCTCCTGGTCGACTTTTTGCACGTTCTTTTTTACTATGGTGCAGGATTATGATTgctga
- the fgfbp2a gene encoding fibroblast growth factor binding protein 2a, giving the protein MWTQDSALLLLLACCLWSAEAQSDGRQSFWDDPIKFKTKANDMCSMIITGQGEYTRMRLSCQSNKRSYWCVYIGKPHTCRTYNKNPRHYFVQMTWGLRKLQNACQGAPRQIKPHMCRKATDDSQMIFSSASFPRSSPEASSRTGGRPQPRPAPTRQAIRVPPREKTTPRANPQPSAPPVESNAKRMARQYCWRSLQGICSYFIGLFRK; this is encoded by the coding sequence ATGTGGACCCAGGACAGCgctctgctgctactgctcGCCTGCTGCCTTTGGTCAGCCGAGGCTCAGAGCGACGGGAGACAAAGCTTCTGGGACGATCCCATCAAATTTAAAACTAAGGCCAATGACATGTGCTCCATGATCATCACCGGTCAAGGGGAATACACCAGGATGAGGCTGTCGTGCCAGAGCAACAAGCGCTCCTACTGGTGTGTATACATCGGCAAGCCTCACACCTGCCGCACCTACAACAAAAACCCTCGTCACTACTTCGTCCAGATGACGTGGGGCCTCAGAAAGCTCCAAAACGCCTGCCAGGGGGCCCCGAGGCAGATCAAACCTCACATGTGCAGGAAGGCAACTGATGACTCTCAAATGATCTTCTCATCGGCTTCCTTCCCCCGGTCATCGCCAGAGGCTTCATCTAGGACAGGAGGAAGACCTCAACCTCGTCCTGCACCCACAAGGCAAGCCATTCGAGTCCCACCACGAGAGAAAACAACACCGAGAGCCAATCCACAACCATCGGCACCTCCTGTCGAGAGCAATGCTAAGAGGATGGCTCGGCAGTACTGCTGGAGGTCACTTCAAGGCATCTGCTCCTACTTCATCGGTTTGTTTCGGAAATAA